GTTCTTGAACCGTCTGCAAAAGGAGGGCATCTCAGTGCCGGATGGCATTGTGCCCGAACAACGGAATCCGCAGGTCATTATCTACGctacttaattatatatatatatgtgttcaACAACATTTAAATCTATTAATTTGTAGGTATATCAATACTATAACAAGCCCATGCGCACCGTTTATCATATTGCGCTCAGCTCTGATGGACGCTATACGCCGCGAGAAGGTCGCTATCATTACCGCCAGGTGCCCACCGTGGAGACCACCTATCTGTATCCGCAGGCCGTGGGTCGTACGTATGTGTTGGTGCCGCCCAAGCATGCATTGCCCGCCTACCgtcaactgcagctgcataaTCCGTTGCTTAATCAAGTGAAATTCCAGCCCAAGAAAGGTGAGCCGAGTTTTTAGTTTTGGGCCTTAACGCCTGGCTGCACTTGCATACACAACATTTATGTGCCTCTTGTGCAGCGCCCAATTTTCTGGAACTGGCACCCACCGTGGGCAAGAGTCATGCATCCAGCCCATCCAAGGCGCAGTCTTATCAAAATGTGAATCTACTGCATGGCCAAGCGCTGCCCGCCTTCAAGAAAACCGCCGGTGGAAGCAAGACCTATGTGGATAGCTATGGCAAAACTCATGTAAGCGCAACCATTCGACCATCATAAGCCGATCATTTATGGGTATTTTCAACTCTTTGTTGCAGCTCTTTAGCGAATTTGACGATTTGCTTAACAAACTCGATTTGAATCCAGCAGGACAAAAGTTGTATTAGTTTCACTAAGTTAGAAAGACCATTTTTTATAGAGCCTAAGTTTAGTAGAATACGATTCAGACAGAAATTTCCTTTGCGGCAATGCCTGCATATCCAACAATTATGAGCCATACATCTGTtcgatttttaaaaacaatttcccCCTTTTATTATAACAGCCAATCATACCATAGTTAATAACTATTTGTTGTGtacaatttgtaatttaagtAACGTTGAAATTTGTTAAGCGTAAAGAAATATCTTGCTTGCAAAATAAACTGCAATGTAATGCAGTTTATGCTTTCCCGTTAGAGCTGCATCCGAATGCATTATACATATGCTTACACATGCTTGAGATACTTTTGCTTATCATCATTTTACTAAAAGTTTCATTTACAATGCAATATTGTAATTAGCTGGTGCGATACGTTTGTTGAATTGccgcgcaaaaaaaaagcttagAAAAGCAGCTTCCAAAAATCGAAAGTTGCCCAGCGCACGAGACTAACCGAGTGCCCGAATCCGAAACGCAAGCCACGAAGCACTAAGCCACGCTTACCGTTAGACATCGTTAACGGTACCCTTGAAAGCTTgcacgacaacgacgacgacgacgacgccgccgccgtctcAAGTGGACGCCGCTTGGAAAAACTGCACTTCAGCTTTAGTGCGATTTTCAAACTGAACGCAGACGGTTTAGCCTATTCCAAGCccacaacaaaataaaacctGATCCTAAGGCCCAAAAGATGTTGAAGCTAAATAGCAAGGCGCAACTCACGCGGCTGGCCACACTGTTGCTCGTCGTTGGGCCAGCACTGGCCGTCGAAGTGCAGGTAAATGAGACCAGTTAATTAGTACATCGATTTGGCATGGTCCATCAGCGGCAGACATGATGAGCATAATTAGTTGGTAAATCAATCCAGGGAGAAGCGCAGTCTCCGCCCCATTGACTCGGAACGCGTGGCTGTGTCTTACAGCGAGAGCGACTGCGCGACGTTCACTTTTGACCCAAAAATTGTAACATGCAATTGTAGCACATACtaacacgaacacacacacacacacacacaaacacactcatgCATGTAACACACATGTTTAATTGTTTGCTAATAATGAGCGGGCGCCATTCGGGGGGGGAGTCGGAGACTGCGGAACCGGTTAGCGCATGGAGCTGAGGTTATGCAATTCGCAACATTTGATATGTTTACTTATGTTGCTGTAGAAATTTGGATATTTGTTTAACCCGCCGCAACCAGAGCATCATGAAAGGCGCGAAGATAAACAGGATCTGAACAAAATACCGGGAGTAGCAGGCGTTGACTATCCGATTTACCACGAAGTTCCGCACACTCAATTCAGCTGTCACAATGTGCCCGCTGTTCCGGGCATGTATGCGAATGTGGAGACAGGCTGCCAGGCCTATCATGTGTGCCACGATGGCCGCGAGGGGCATCAGGGGGCCTCATTCCTTTGCACAAACGGCACCATATTCAATCAGAAGGAATTCGCCTGCGACTGGTGGTACAATGTGAAATGTGAGGAGGCTATTAGCCTCTATCAGTAAGTAGCAGaaatctaatatatataattaatatgatAATGAAATGCAATCGAACACAGTTTAAACGCCGATCCTGAGCATAATCCCTATGTGCCCAAGAAAAAGCCTGAACTGGAACATGAAGCACACGCGCCACATGGCGGTGCTGGCTTTTTGATACATGCCTAAATCGCAATACATTTCTTTCATCCTctatttaaattcttttattacattttattgcgGCAATAAACTtatcaaacattttgttaatttgttaacGGTAGAGCagttgctcttcttcttgttcgATTTCATAATTTGTACAACGGCGCTTCGATACGCAATCTTATCGCTGTGtagatatttttgttatcgatataagGCTGATATCGAAACCCTGAGCCCATCACTACAAcgaaaaaatttgtttagctGCGTTgcgtttttaaaataaacaaattcgaACAGTAGTGAGATAGAATGGCAGCTGTACGCGATGCCACTGCTCCCGGCTACAATATTGCACGGGATCCAGCCTTGGTGAAGAATCGCATATTTATTGGAAACCTGCCCATTTGCACAAAAGAGGAGCTGGAAAGCATTTGTCATCCATACGGAAAAGTTTTGGGTTCGTTGGTGCAGAAGAATTTCGGTTTTGTTCAATTTGAGAGCGAGGAAATCGCTAACAAATGTGCGAATGCGTTAAATAAATCCACGTTTAAGTCAAAGGCGCTAACCGTACGGAATGCCAGCATAAAGCTAAAGCCGCTGAATGCAATCATCAAGAAGATCAACCCAAACGCACACAACCCAGCAGGTGTGCCGATGGCAGTTCAAGGCGGCATTGTTATgtccgctgccgccgctgctacCGTCGTGCCCATTAACGATTGCGAGATAATCGTGGTCAATCGCGAGAATACGTGAGTATTTATGTTGATCTCCGATCTCAGTAGCTAAACCTAACGCCCATCCGCAGAAAGTACGCTGAGTTCATTGAAGATCGTCTGAGGAACAGTGGCATGCGTGTAGATGTGCTCTTTCCCAACGAGGATGTTATGCTGAGCCAAGTGCTTAGCAACATATCAGCGCGAGGCTGTCTCTACGCAGTTCTGGTAACGCCGCAGCACGAAGCTCTAAATAGCATTACGGTCAACATATTATATGGAGTGCCGGCCGAGCATCGCAATATGCCATTGGATGATGCCATAACGCTAATTGCCACCGACTTTCGATTGAAGAAGCAGCGTGACGCGGTAACCGCATCCCAGCTGCACGCTAAACAGAGCAGGCATCCGGAAGCAATGCAGCAATTGATCGAAATGCTGGCCGACAATCATCCATTGACAGGTTTGCAGTATGaatgcataattaattatCTGGAGGAGCAGCGGGAGCAACAGCTCAAGCGGGAGTTGGGTGAAGCTAATGCCTTGGTCAAACTGCATACTCCCGATCCAGAAATGGAGCTGCAAAAGAAGATTCTGAGTGTTATGAAGAAGCCCGCGGTGACGGAGATCAACAGCGAGCTTATGTATCCCACATTTGATTTGGCCAAAAAGGATAAACGACTTATGGAGCTGCTGCAAGATCCAAGGGTTATGAGTGCGCTGGAGAGCATTTACAACTCGGAACTCACAGAAACAGTCACGCAATATTTATAGATCGGAAcactttattaataataatcagcGACaagcaataacaaataaacCTAAGGCCAGGATCGCTTTGCTTCGTGTCCCTCATATTTGCGCCTATACTTGAGGCCTGTTACCAGAGTAGAGCTCTTTGGAAAAGCAGTTTTCCCGTTGAATTTGGTATCCGTATCCGGATGAAAGCGCAAATATTCATATTGTATGTGCAGATTCTCTGGCAAATCAATGCGCTTCAGTGCATCTAGCGGGACAGTGGTGTCCACCGCACTCTCATAGAATGCGATCACGTCACCAACGGTGGCCATCTCGTGCACTTGCGAATTGGGCACATCATGCTGCAGTTCCTGAAAGCACGCCGCCAGGAACTTGAACTTTTCTTCCATATCCTTCAATTGACGCTGGTCTCCGCCGTTGGCCATCTGCAAACTGGCTGCAACGGCACGAATTTTTGCCGCTGCATCTGTGGAAGGTGCGTATGGCTTATGTGGACGCAGGAAACTGTAAGGAATTGGCGTATTATAACAATTACAAtcatttaaaagaaatatttaccCTTTGGCAGCAATCGATTCACCAACGGCAGCCAGTGTGTTTGTCTTTGACTGCTTTGACGAAGCGTAGCATCTCTGTAGTTTGGCTACAAGCTATGAATGGgagtttattaaataatgagTGCCTGTTAATTctattaaattcaatattaCTCACATTTTGTGGCACAAGAACAAAACCTTTACGTAAATTCACCGCTGCCATTATTTTAGTGTTGTGAAAGAGAAATATTTTAGTGCTGCCAGTCCTCATCAATGTAATTGTGTAGCCCTGGTAGATGTAAAAACGAGtttatgttatcgataatgGGTCTATTCGATTCCCATTCAACActcatataattattaattatggGAGATATTGCACTGAATGCTTACATGCAAATCATCTGATTGTTTcccattttaatttaattatatatatcgcCTTGCAAAACGATGGCATATTTTAAGTATCGAGTTGATATTTTGGACATattcgatatatcgatattttagCCATCGCTATCTGTCACTGCTCGTCTCTTTCTTTTTCCGGTCGCCGAAATGGTACGACGCAAGAAATCATAAGCCtagaaaataatttgtaaacatcttaaatatttgtgaaaaatatccattgttgtttgaaaaacatgACTTAACGCGTGCTTATTCAACAGTTggtaataatatttatgtattcttGCAGGGTATTGATATCAACCACAAGTACGATCGCAAGGTTCGCAGAACCGAGCCAAAATCTCAGGATGTCTACCTGCGCTTGCTTGTCAAGGtaattatattgattttaatagaatttacaGTGTAGCTAAACGTTTTTTCATTTCACAGTTGTACCGTTTCCTGCAACGTCGTACAAACAAGAAGTTTAACCGCATCGTTCTGAAGCGTTTGTTTATGAGCAAAACCAATCGGCCACCAATGTCGCTGCAGCGCATTGCTCGCTTCTTCAAGGCCGCCAAGCAGCCTGAGTCGACTATTGTCGTTGTTGGCACCGTTACCGACGATGCCCGCCTCCTGGTGGTGCCCAAGTTGTCGCTGTGCGCCCTGCATGTCACCCAGACGGCTCGCGAGCGTATCCTGAAGGCTGGCGGTGAGGTCCTGACCTTCGATCAGTTGGCTCTGCGTTCGCCCACCGGCAAGAACACCCTTCTGCTCCAGGGCAGACGCACCGCTCGTACTGCCTGCAAGCACTTCGGTAAGGCTCCTGGTGTGCCCCACTCGCACACCCGCCCCTATGTCCGATCCAAGGGACGAAAATTCGAGCGTGCTCGTGGTCGTCGCTCTAGCTGCGGTTACAAGAAGTAAACAACAGCAAGTGGAATTGGTAGACGTCGCTTTTTGGTTAATATATTGATTTGTCAATCGAGGAAGAAAACGTTGCGCTCATTGTGGCAATAAAGAACTTTTATtccaaaaagtgaaaaacaatTGATATGTACAATAtggataaaaataatatattagtCGCGCTAGTGCAAGTGTGTGCTCCAGTAATTGATAATAGGCTGATCTTGCGGCTGTACGCCGAGCACCTTCTTCAGCTTGGCCTGCACGCTGCCGGACTTGGCATGATTCAGACAAATGACTTTGCTGCAATGTAAAAAAGGACTTGTAGACGAGGATTACGTATGGATATTTCTTGGACCTACTTTTTCCACTCTTCTATTAGCACCTTAGTCTGCTTGTTGAGCACCAGCTCGGTGAACGTCTTCTCCTCAACTGCCTGGACGGCTTTCAACAGCTTTACCATGAGATCTGGAACTGGGAAAAGAAAGGAATTATAGCCAGCAGTGCTTGACTTGAAACGGTTTACTTACATTTGCGGGGTAGTTCGCCCGGCCACTTGACTGAGACGACATCCGTGCCATTAACATGCTTGTCCAGAAAATCAATGCGAAACACCGAGCTGCTGGCTATTGGTACAGCAATTTCATTGGAAACCGATATTATCTTGTACTCGGAACTTATTGAGTGCTGATGCTGTGCATCAATGCGCATCAGATTATGCATGGGCTCCGGCAGTAGTTTCTTCAGGCACACCATGAACCGGAACGTACGCTCTGGCGCGCCACGCACTATAATCTTGACGCCAGTTAGGGCACAGTAGCAAACGGTGGCAAAGTCCTCCTTGCGTATCACTTTCTTAATGTGACGCAACGAGAAGAACTCGTCCTGCTCGGGATCATCAATGCTCTCCTCATACATTTGTATCATCGGAAGGGTAGAGCTGTTGTATGTGAGCCGCTGCGCCGGTGGACGACCGCtgctctgcggtggtagccACGGCAGATTGCCGAAAGTGACGTGCTCGGTAAGGAAGCGTGATCCGGCCAGCAGAATCCAGGCAAAGTGTGAGTGCAACTGTGCGAACACATGCTCCTCGCCGGTCAGCTCTATCAGAGATCGTGGTGTCGGCATAAGGAATTGGGCGCCTGACAAACGCCTTTGTCGAGCCGAATAGTTAAGCTCCTCGGACGCCTTTGTGCTCTGTGCTCCTGCTTGCAGTTCTGCGGACACTTTCCTCAAATGCTCAGCCAGAAAGGGTTTGGTGTTCAGCAGAAAATACTTATCCTTCATTAAAACTATAATCGAGAAGAGCTGATAGTAGCCCCGGGCCTGCAAATCGCTGACACGAAATGTGTGACTAAGAATATGCCCGCGCGACGAGTCGCCAAAGAAGACAaagccgccgtcgccgtccTTGTTTGTGTTTATCTCGCAGCTGAGGCTCCGCACAGCTGCCTGCTTGACAAGATTTGCCACTTCCGGTAGAGCAGCCACTTTGGTGCTCACAAATGTGGCACCACTTTCTGTATCCTTGCTATATATGGCATTGCTATTGTTACGGCCCAGTGTGTAGTTGCAGGCGGAACAAGTCTTTTGgccctgctgttgttgctgctccacATTAATAAGGTCCTCGATTTTTGTGTCGCGCAAAGTCTGTGTACAGAAGATAGCGCAGGGACCGTGGGCTTCGCAAAAGTGACATAGCGCAATCACAGCGTTCATCTATGTATTGTTTCAAACTAGTTTTTGTTTACACAGGAACTCCGTTTATTTAGCAGGCACgagcttatttattttcgcTGTTTACAGTGTGGCCGCGTGCAGAAAACGCAAAGATGCCCTTTTGGAAACCAGTGCAAAATATTGTCAAAATATCGAAAAACCCGATATTGACTTATCgataaaatgtaaacaattttaatacgCGCTTCACAAAACTAGCTAGAATTAACCACAATACATGGAAGAACATTCCGTTATTATAAGTGAAATAGCAGATGAATATTTGGACATCTCAGATGAAATCGATGCGAACTTGTTGTTCTTTTACGGCAAAAAACAATGGCATTTGAAAACATGCCTGACTGAAAATGCAAACGGTCTAGTAAGGATCATAAGCAACTGTAAGTACTCAGCGGCAATCCTGGTGTACTTTTGTACAATGTTAACccttaaataattaatagatGAAAAGGCGCGCACCAAAAAGCTTTGCTTCAGAGCACTTCAAGCCCAAAATGGATGTTTTACACTGGTATTTCTTCAAAGGGAAGCTGCCTCAGCCTACTCGGCGAATACACTCGACATGGAACTTGCTGCTGAGATATTGCCGCTACTGTTTAGCAATTACACACCCACTTTGGAGTTTGAGGTGGTCAAGGAGCAACATCAGCGGCAACGTGAACTGAAGAGCTATGTGACAACACAGCTTTACAACGCGTTGTACTGCAAGCATCAGGAGCAGCAACATGATGAGCCACTCCCTCTGTCCTTGCCGTCTTGTTTCAAGTCGCAGTTGAGAAAGTATCAGGAACGTACCGTTAGCTGGATGCTGAGTCGGGAGCGCCTGCCAAGTGAATTTCCTGCCAACTACACTGCCCTGAAGGCCCTGAACAGCCAGTTTCAAGTGTTCAAGCATAAATACTGCCTGCAATTCTATGCCTATGAAAACACAATGCCCACGATCTCAATGCCGCCGGGCGGCATACTGGCCGATGAGATGGGCCTGGGCAAAACTGTCGAGCTGCTAGCCACAATGTTGCTAAACTCCAGATCAAATGTGAACAACAAATACTGGAGCGAACTTTTAGAAAATGTTGAGGATAATGTGCCGCTCAAGCTAAGGCGTGCGGAACATAAAGTCCATTGCATTTGCAAGCACTCAAAGCACCAAAAGGTGAAAGTGCAGTGCGTACGTTGTCGACTGTGGCAGCACCAAATGTGTGTACTTGATGGCACCGATATTTATATGTGTCCTAATTGCTGGACAGAATCGACAGCAAACTGTTCAGAGCTAGTAGAATCGGGAGCTACAATCATTGTGTCCCCAAATGCCATTAAGACACAATGGTATCATGAAATCAGCAAGCATATAAATTCTTCATTGAAGGTCTTGCTCTATGGAGGATTACATTCCGGGCTCTGGGTTAGCCCCATGCAACTGGCCCAGTATGACATTGTTCTGACCGACTACTCGATCCTGACGCACGAGATTCATTATACACCAAGAAATACAACGGATCGTGAGATGCGCTTTGAGCAGCGTTACATGCGTCCAAGATCCCCGCTATTAATGGTTAACTGGTGGCGCGTCTGCCTGGACGAAGCCCAAATGGTTGAGAGCAGCACATCCCTGGTAGCGGAAATGGTTCGTGAGCTGCCGGCAATCAATCGCTGGGCAGTCACTGGCACACCAATACAGCGCACCATCGACGATCTGGCTCCGCTATTGAAGTTTATTGGCTTTCAGGAAGCTTGTCAGCCGTGGGACGCCTGGCAAACGGTCACTAACTCTTTTTTGCTCAACCACAATGCTGCGCCGCTGCTGGAGCTACTGCAGCACAGTATGTGGCGCACATGTAAATCGAAAGT
The sequence above is a segment of the Drosophila virilis strain 15010-1051.87 chromosome 3, Dvir_AGI_RSII-ME, whole genome shotgun sequence genome. Coding sequences within it:
- the mRpL50 gene encoding large ribosomal subunit protein mL50, giving the protein MRTGSTKIFLFHNTKIMAAVNLRKGFVLVPQNLVAKLQRCYASSKQSKTNTLAAVGESIAAKGFLRPHKPYAPSTDAAAKIRAVAASLQMANGGDQRQLKDMEEKFKFLAACFQELQHDVPNSQVHEMATVGDVIAFYESAVDTTVPLDALKRIDLPENLHIQYEYLRFHPDTDTKFNGKTAFPKSSTLVTGLKYRRKYEGHEAKRSWP
- the RpL18 gene encoding large ribosomal subunit protein eL18 — encoded protein: MGIDINHKYDRKVRRTEPKSQDVYLRLLVKLYRFLQRRTNKKFNRIVLKRLFMSKTNRPPMSLQRIARFFKAAKQPESTIVVVGTVTDDARLLVVPKLSLCALHVTQTARERILKAGGEVLTFDQLALRSPTGKNTLLLQGRRTARTACKHFGKAPGVPHSHTRPYVRSKGRKFERARGRRSSCGYKK
- the Neos gene encoding nuclear receptor coactivator 5; amino-acid sequence: MAAVRDATAPGYNIARDPALVKNRIFIGNLPICTKEELESICHPYGKVLGSLVQKNFGFVQFESEEIANKCANALNKSTFKSKALTVRNASIKLKPLNAIIKKINPNAHNPAGVPMAVQGGIVMSAAAAATVVPINDCEIIVVNRENTKYAEFIEDRLRNSGMRVDVLFPNEDVMLSQVLSNISARGCLYAVLVTPQHEALNSITVNILYGVPAEHRNMPLDDAITLIATDFRLKKQRDAVTASQLHAKQSRHPEAMQQLIEMLADNHPLTGLQYECIINYLEEQREQQLKRELGEANALVKLHTPDPEMELQKKILSVMKKPAVTEINSELMYPTFDLAKKDKRLMELLQDPRVMSALESIYNSELTETVTQYL
- the LOC6623364 gene encoding uncharacterized protein, translating into MLKLNSKAQLTRLATLLLVVGPALAVEVQKFGYLFNPPQPEHHERREDKQDLNKIPGVAGVDYPIYHEVPHTQFSCHNVPAVPGMYANVETGCQAYHVCHDGREGHQGASFLCTNGTIFNQKEFACDWWYNVKCEEAISLYHLNADPEHNPYVPKKKPELEHEAHAPHGGAGFLIHA
- the BHD gene encoding folliculin — its product is MNAVIALCHFCEAHGPCAIFCTQTLRDTKIEDLINVEQQQQQGQKTCSACNYTLGRNNSNAIYSKDTESGATFVSTKVAALPEVANLVKQAAVRSLSCEINTNKDGDGGFVFFGDSSRGHILSHTFRVSDLQARGYYQLFSIIVLMKDKYFLLNTKPFLAEHLRKVSAELQAGAQSTKASEELNYSARQRRLSGAQFLMPTPRSLIELTGEEHVFAQLHSHFAWILLAGSRFLTEHVTFGNLPWLPPQSSGRPPAQRLTYNSSTLPMIQMYEESIDDPEQDEFFSLRHIKKVIRKEDFATVCYCALTGVKIIVRGAPERTFRFMVCLKKLLPEPMHNLMRIDAQHQHSISSEYKIISVSNEIAVPIASSSVFRIDFLDKHVNGTDVVSVKWPGELPRKFPDLMVKLLKAVQAVEEKTFTELVLNKQTKVLIEEWKNKVICLNHAKSGSVQAKLKKVLGVQPQDQPIINYWSTHLH
- the LOC6623310 gene encoding uncharacterized protein: MLSPHVLHIIVLICLSAAVFSEESTYAERNHKKRQIYREQVLPHAGGKIPDTAFETDRLFLNRLQKEGISVPDGIVPEQRNPQVYQYYNKPMRTVYHIALSSDGRYTPREGRYHYRQVPTVETTYLYPQAVGRTYVLVPPKHALPAYRQLQLHNPLLNQVKFQPKKAPNFLELAPTVGKSHASSPSKAQSYQNVNLLHGQALPAFKKTAGGSKTYVDSYGKTHLFSEFDDLLNKLDLNPAGQKLY